The following proteins are co-located in the Planctomycetota bacterium genome:
- a CDS encoding Gfo/Idh/MocA family oxidoreductase produces MESVRIGIVGLGGMGSHHASYLLKGEVPHAKLTAVCDVAPDRLAWAKEHLGEGVAAYESADALFAAKVVDAIVIATPHYFHPPIAVQAFGHGLHVLTEKPAGVYTRQVREMNEAAARSGKAFGIMFNQRTVPVYQKLKELMDSGELGTMKRSVWIITNWYRAQSYYDSGGWRATWAGEGGGVLINQCPHNLDLWQWICGMPRRLRAFVAFGKHHDIEVEDDATAYVEYPNGATGLFVTTTGEAPGTNRLEIAGDHGKLVLEGNSLTFWRTRTPVSRHIREYKGGFGEPECWKCEIPVRQGGGSHAEVTRKWVENILKGTPLTVHGAEGINSLQISNAMLLSAWTDAWVDLPVDEGLFYEKLQERVRASAAKKAGGKTMSVEGTFGT; encoded by the coding sequence ATGGAGTCCGTTCGCATCGGCATCGTCGGCCTCGGCGGCATGGGCAGCCACCACGCCAGCTACCTCCTCAAGGGCGAAGTGCCCCACGCCAAACTCACCGCGGTGTGCGACGTGGCGCCCGACCGCCTCGCCTGGGCCAAAGAGCACCTCGGCGAGGGCGTGGCCGCCTACGAGAGCGCCGATGCCCTGTTCGCCGCGAAGGTTGTTGACGCCATCGTGATCGCCACCCCCCACTACTTCCACCCCCCCATCGCCGTCCAGGCCTTCGGCCACGGCCTCCACGTCCTCACCGAAAAGCCCGCCGGCGTCTACACCCGCCAGGTGCGCGAGATGAACGAGGCCGCCGCCCGCAGCGGCAAGGCCTTCGGCATCATGTTCAACCAGCGCACCGTGCCCGTCTACCAGAAGCTCAAGGAGCTGATGGACTCCGGCGAGCTGGGCACCATGAAGCGCAGCGTGTGGATCATCACCAACTGGTATCGCGCCCAGAGCTACTACGACAGCGGCGGCTGGCGCGCCACCTGGGCCGGCGAGGGCGGCGGCGTGCTCATCAACCAGTGCCCCCACAACCTCGACCTCTGGCAGTGGATCTGCGGCATGCCCCGCCGCCTCCGCGCCTTCGTCGCCTTCGGCAAGCACCACGACATCGAGGTCGAGGACGACGCCACCGCCTACGTCGAATACCCCAACGGCGCCACCGGCCTCTTCGTCACCACCACCGGCGAGGCCCCCGGCACCAACCGCCTCGAAATCGCCGGCGACCACGGCAAGCTCGTCCTCGAAGGCAACAGCCTCACCTTCTGGCGCACCCGCACCCCCGTCAGCCGCCACATTCGCGAATACAAGGGCGGCTTCGGCGAGCCCGAGTGCTGGAAGTGCGAAATCCCCGTCCGCCAGGGCGGCGGCTCCCACGCCGAAGTCACCCGCAAATGGGTCGAGAACATCCTCAAGGGCACCCCCCTCACCGTCCACGGCGCCGAGGGCATCAACAGCCTCCAGATCTCCAACGCCATGCTCCTCTCCGCCTGGACCGATGCCTGGGTGGACCTCCCCGTGGACGAGGGCCTCTTCTACGAGAAGCTCCAGGAGCGCGTCCGCGCCTCCGCCGCCAAGAAGGCCGGCGGCAAGACCATGAGCGTCGAGGGCACCTTCGGCACCTGA